The sequence TGAACTATTCTTTGTCTGAAATCTAAAAGCAATGTCTAAATTAAACCTCTTTGACATGAAAAAATAAATCAATATTGAACAAATGTCCAAATAAGTTTAAAATTGTACGAAAAATGGTGAGAGGGGAATTAAAATCAATACAGATCTAACCTTTATTACGAACGAAAATGGGCAAAGTTTACTTGAGCGCTTTAAGGTATTGGTAAAGGACGCTGAATTTTTCGACTGTCTAGTTGGCTTTTTTTACACAAGCGGCTTTTATAATCTTTATGAGGCCTTTGAGAACACAAAAAGAATTAGAATTTTAGTTGGGATTGGCACAGATAAAATAACTCATGATCTTATTCAATATCAAACCTCCTATCATCAGATAAGAGAGCTATATTCAGATAGGGTGAAAGAAGAGATAGAGAGCTCAGAAAATAAATATGAAGTAGAAAATGGAATTGAACTTTTTAAAAAGTGGCTTAAATCTGGAAAAATTCAGATCAGAGCCTATCCAGAAAGAAATTTACACGCGAAACTATACATAATGAGCTTTTCTGAAGATGACAGGGATACAGGGCGCGTCATAACAGGTTCGAGCAATTTCAGCCAATCCGGCCTGATTAATAATTTAGAATTCAACGTCGAGCTAAAAAATGTTAGCGATTACAAGTTTGCCAAAGAAAAGTTTGAAGAACTTTGGGAAAACTCTGTTGAAGTAAGTGAAGACTATATAGCAACCGTAGAGCAAAAGACATGGCTAAGAAGTGACATATCCCCTTATGAATTATTTTTAAAATTTTTATACGAATACTTCAAGCGCGATTTGGAAGAGTCAGGCGAGCTATACAATTTAGAGCTTCCAGATGAATTTTTACACCTTGAATATCAAAAGCAGGCTGTCATAAACGCAAGGCGTATCGTGGAAGAATACGGAGGGGTCTTCCTGTCTGACGTTGTGGGGCTTGGCAAAACCTATATGGCAGCAATGCTTGCCTCACAGCTTGATGGCAGAACTCTTATATTAGCCTCTCCTGTTCTAATAGATCCCGAAAATCCTGGCTCATGGGTAAACGTGTTCAGGGAGTTTAACTTAAAATTCGAAGCAGAATCCATTGGGCAATTAAAAAGGATAAAGGAAAGATTCAACCTTGATAAGTACAAAAATGTCATAATAGACGAGTCTCACAGGTTCAGAACTGAAGACACAGTCTCTTATACCTTTCTTTCTGAAATATGTCGTGGCAAAAGGGTAATATTGGTTAGTGCAACTCCATATAACAATTCTCCAAAGGATATCCTGTCTCAGATAAAACTATTTCAAAATCCACGAAAGAGCACAATACCAGGCATATCAGATTTAGAGGGTTTCTTTAACAATCTGGAAAAAAATTTAAAAAATATAGACAAAAGGGAAGACCCAGAAGAGTACATCGAAGCAGTTAAGGAAAACGCATATCTCATAAGAGAAAAAATTTTAAAATATCTTATGATAAGGCGAACAAGAAGCGAGATAGAAAGGTATTTTTCTAAAGACTTAGAAAAAAATAAATTAAAATTCCCTCAGGTAAACGATCCAATAGCTCTATTTTATGAGTTAAACGACGAAGAAAGCGAAATTTTTGACGAAACCATAAAATTAATAACCAAAAAAATTCGCTACGCAAGGTACACCCCACTTCTTTACTTGAAATCAAAAGATCTCTCGGCCATAGAAAAATATGGACAGCTAAATATGGGTACATTTATGAAAGTGCTACTTGTAAAGAGACTGGAGAGCTCTTTTTATGCATTTCGACTAACGATAGATCGCTTTATAGATGTCTATAAAAAATTTATAGATGAATTTGATAGAGGAAGTGTATATATTAGCAAAAAGTATACCAATAAAATATTCGAATATATAGAAAATGACGATGACAAAGCTATTCAGAGGTTAATAGAAGAAGATAAGGCTGAAAAATATTCAAGCGATGAGTTTGAAGAAAAATTTAAAGAAGATCTAAAAAATGATTTCGATACTTTTTGCAGGATAAAAGAGATATGGGAAAAGGTTAATAGAGATCCAAAGCTTGAAAAGCTCCTTGAACAATTAAATACAAATAAAATTTTGAAGGATAAGAAATTAATAATTTTTAGCGAATCAAAAGATACAGTAAATTATATTTCAAAAGAGATTAAAAAAAATCTTAATAAAAAAGTGCTGGTATTCAGCAGCTCATCAAGCAATAATACAAAAAACATCGTTATAGAGAACTTTGATGCCAAAGCGAAGAATAAAAGAGACGACTACAATATACTCATTTCTACTGAAGTGTTGTCTGAAGGCGTGAACCTACATAGGTCAAACGTGATCATAAACTATGATATCCCATGGAACCCCACAAGGATGATGCAGCGAGCAGGCAGAATAAACAGAGTTGATACGAAATTTGATGAACTATATGTTTTTAATTTCTTCCCCACCCAACAGTCAAACGATCAGATTAACCTCAAAGAAATAGCACAGGCCAAAATTGATGCCTTTCTCACACTACTTGGTGAAGATGCAGCAGTGCTAACTGAGGGTGAACCAATAGGCTCACATGAACTATTTGGAAGATTGACTTCAAAAAATACAATTACTGGAGAAAGCGATTTAGACAATAGCGAATTAAAATACTTTAGACTTCTTCAAGATATCAGGGAAAACAATCCAGATCTGTTCCAAAAAATTAAATACCTGCCAAAAAAGGCAAGAAGTGCGAAGGTTAATAAAGAAAACACTGGTTTGCTCACTTATTTCAGAAAAGGCAAGGTTGAGAAATTTTACCTTGCAAAAAGAGGCAAATCAAGCGAATTAGATTTTATGAGCGCAGCATCCCTTCTGGAAAGCGCACAAGAAGAAAAAAGAGTAAGTCTGCCTGAAAATTTTTATGATCTTTTAGACTTAAACATAGAACAATTCTCACAAACCTTAGACAGCGCTGAACCCATTTCCACAAGAAGAGGTAAGGATAAATCCCAAACTATATTAAAATATCTTAAAGCAATGGACAAAACTCCTCTTACAGATACGCAAGAACAATATATAGAAATTTTGCAAGAGAAATTAGAAGGTGGCGCAATTCCTAAAAAGATTTTAAGCAAAGTATTAAAATCTATAGAAAACCTAAAAGAGCAAAAGATAAATTCTTTAAAGCTTCTGGGCGCAGTGCAAAATGCTATACCTGAAAGGTTACTAAAAGATCACTACTCAAGCTCTTCATCTGATGAAAACATCTCAAATAAAACAGAAGTAATTTTGTCCATGTATCTAAAGGAGGGGTAATGAACGAAAATCTATTCAAAAATTTAATAAAAGATATCTTTGAAAAATCGTTTGATAAAGTTCAGTTCACAAAATTTTTAAGAAATCTTCTTAACGATTTTGAGAAAGATACTTTCAAATACGTTGGCAATTATATTCCCGACAGCTTTGAACAATATATTAAATCTTTTGAAAGAATTGGCAAATATAAAGATAATAAAAAAGAAATAGATCTATTAGTAGTTCATTTAAAAAGTGAAACCTCTCTATTAAGGGCAAGAACTGCTCAGAGAAATTTTATCGGATGGTTTTTAAACGGCAGTAGAGGCGGCAAACTTAAGGACGCAGCGCTCGTCGCTTTTGTATCGCCTGATCAAGAAAATTGGCGCTTTTCCTTAGTAAAAATGGAATACAGGTTTGATGAAAATGGCAAGGTGATAGAAGAGCTTAGCCCTGCAAGAAGATATTCATTTCTTGTTGGAAAAAATGAAAGCAGTCACACAGCACAGTCTCGCTTTCTACCCTTACTCTCACCCGATAAAAAGCCTACACTTGATGACCTAGAAAAGGCGTTCAGTGCAGAGCGCGTAACCGATGAATTTTTTGAAAAGTATAAAGAGCTATTTATAAAAACTGTAGACGAAATAGAAGAAAGAGTAAAGACTAACGAATCCCTAAGAAAAGAATTTGAAATCAAGAATATCAACGCTGTAGACTTTTCCAAGAAACTACTGGGTCAAATTGTATTTTTATATTTCTTACAAAAAAAGGGTTGGCTTGGCGTTCCTAAAGCAAAAAATTGGGGAGAAGGGGATAAAAATTTTCTGCGCTCACTATTTGAAAGATGTATTGAAGAAAAGAAAAACTTTTTTAACGACTACTTAGAATATCTTTTTTACGACGCCTTAAACAATGAAAGAAGCTCTCAGGCAGATCCTAGCTGGCATGAACGTTTAGACTGCAAGATACCGTTTTTAAACGGCGGTCTATTTGAACCATTTGGTGAATATGACTGGAAAAATATAGATCTATTAATACCAGATGATCTTTTTTCAAACAATGCCAAAGAAGGTATCCTGGACATATTTGATTTATTTAACTTTACGGTAAAAGAAGATGAACCGCTTGAAAAAGAGGTAGCAGTAGACCCAGAACTTTTAGGCAAAATCTATGAAAAGCTAAACGCAATAAGAGAGGACAATTTCGAAGAATATAAAAAAGCACTGAAGAGTAAAGGTTCGGAAAATAAGTTTAACAAAGAATATGGAGTCTACTACACCCCCAGAGAGATAGTGCACTTTATGGCACAAAACGCTCTTGTAGAGTATTTGTTTGAAAATCTTAAAGGTAAATCCCAAAATTTAGAAAGTCTGAAAGAAGATTTAAAAGCTTTTATTTTTCACTCTGAAAAGTTTATAGAAAATGATAAAACTGCAATAGAAAAGGGAGAAAAAATTGAAAAAGGAGAACAAAAAAGTACAAAATATACTTCAAAGATCCCCGCTTTTATACAGGAAAACGCTAAAACAATAGATAAGCTTTTAGAAGACATAAGAATATTAGATCCTGCTGTAGGTTCTGGAGCTTTCCCTATAGGTCTTATGCACGAAATCGTAAAGGCAAGAGAAGTCCTAAATTTATATATTGGCGACGAAACTAAAACTGCCTATAATTTCAAGCGCCACTCTATACAAAATTCTCTATACGGAGTAGATATAGATAAAGGTGCAGTTGAGATTACAAGGCTAAGATTCTGGCTATCTCTGGTAGTGGACGAAGAAGATTTAACCCAGATAAAGCCTCTTCCAAACTTAGATTACAAGCTGGTCTCTGGTGACTCCTTGTCATGTATTCAAAAAGACTTATTTAAAAGTTTTGATACTTTAGAGCAGTTGGAAGACGAATACCATACAACAACTAATTTAGATAGGAAAAGAAAATTAAAAAGAAAAATTGATGAAGAGATCAAAGAGCTTACAGATGGTCATACAGAATTTGACTTCGAAGTTTACTTCTCAAAAGTAATGCGCAGTGGTGGCTTTGACATTGTAATCGGAAATCCACCGTATATACAGCTGCAAAAGAATGCTGGCTTACTTGCAAAAAAGTATAAAAAATTTAATTACGAAGTGTTTAACAGCATGGGGGATATATACACTCTTTTTTATGAAAAAGGCATAAATCTATTAAAAGAGGGTGGCCATCTTTGTTTTATAACATCAAACAAGTGGATGAGAGCAGGTTATGGAGAAAAGTTAAGAGAGTTTTTTATAAAGCAAAATCCTAAGATTTTAATTGATTTGGGTCCTGGTGTGTTTGAAAGCGCAACAGTAGACACAAACATCTTACTTATACAAAAGAAAGATAATCAAAATAAGCTTACCGCTACCACGCTGCAAAAAGAAGACAAAAAAAATATACTAAATGCAATAGATAAAAAAGGCATACTACTTGAAAAACTCTCTAAAGATGCCTGGTTTATAGGAAGCAGTGCTGAGCAAAGATTAAAAGAAAAGATTGAGCGTCTTGGCAAACCGCTAAAAGAATGGGATGTGAATATTTATCGTGGCATAATAACAGGCTTAAACGAAGCATTTATAATTACCACAGAAAAAAAAGATGAGATACTTACAAACTGCAAAACTGAAGAAGAAAGAGAAAGAACAAACAAAATTATAAAGCCAATTCTTAGAGGAAGGGATATAAAGAGATATTATTATGAGTGGGCGGGGCTGTGGGTTATCGTGATTCCTGCCGGATGGACAAATAATAATAAAGGTAACGAAAATGCACAATCATTTATTGAAAAAACTTTTCCTTCTTTAATGCAACATTTAAAATCCTTTGAAGCAAAGGCAAAAAAAAGAGATGACAAAGGTGATTATTGGTGGGAACTACGCCATTGTGCCTACTACCCCGAGTTTGAGAAGGAGAAGGTGGTGTGGGCAGAAATAGTTAGACAACCGCAATTTTATTTTGACAATGAAAAATTTTATGTTGAAGCAACAAGTTTTTTGATGACTGGTAATAATGTAAAATATATCTGTGGTTTGCTAAATTCAGGGCCAGTAACCTATTTCTTTAAAAATTGGTATGCTGGTGGTGGCTTGGGTAAAGAAGGATACAGATATAAAAAGGCATTTTTGGAAAATTTACCCATTCCCTTTATCACCTCTTCTAACTCTTTGCTGACCAAACGCATCGAGGATCTTCTTGACAAAATCCTTGTCGCCAAAAAAGAGAACCCGCAAGCGAATACTCAGGCTTTTGAAAAAGAAATAGATGAACTGGTTTATAAATTGTATGATTTGACGGAGGATGAAATAAGAATAATAGAGGGAGGGAGATGACGCTATGATAAACGAAGTTGAAATAGAAAACTTTCGTTCAATAAAAAGTCAGAAAATTAAGTTGGAAAATTTTAATATCATTATTGGTGACAATGGAACTGGTAAAACATCAGTTCTTGAAGCAATAAACTTTGCTTTATCACCATCATTTTTGTCTGGAAAAGTTAAGCACACAGATTTTTATAATGGTGAAGACAATCCTATAAAAATAAAAATTGGATTTCAAGAAAATTTAAAAGTACAGCTTCCAGATGGATACACAAAACAAGAAATCCCTTTTAAACAAGTTTTATTACAAATAAAATTCAGAGAACGCAAAACACCAAAGAAAGCATTTTCAGATTTAGTAGTGATTGAGCATAGAATTGAACCATCAGATACAATATCGAAAACTTCTAAAGGGTGGTCTATTAAAAGAAAAAATGGAAGAGATTTTAAATTTAGAGAACAACTTTTATCTTTGAATATAATTGAAACAAAGGATTTGCCAAGAAGTTTTTATTTCAACAAAGGCAGAGATAAGTAATTACAAAGAGGGTTTAATTCATCAATAAATACTGTTTTTGACGATTTGAATTGGCGATTTTTAAAAAATGAAAAGAGTCAAAATTTCTTTACAGAAAAAAGTCAGATTGAAAAAGAAAAAATACTTGATTTAATTGATATTAAGGAAAATGTATTTAAAAAATTAAATCAAAAACTTAAAGATTTTAGTATTGATAACATAGATATTTCATTTATTGACGGAAAAGCACCATTCAATAATGCCTATTTAAGTAAAAAAGAATATATTGATTTGCCAGTTAAATATCTTGGTTCAGGAGTGGAGATGATAATTTCGCTTATGTTTCTTGAAACAATGGCTTCCATGTCAAAAGAAAAACTTGTTATCCTGATTGATGAACCCGAACTGCATTTACATCCCTCTTTGCAATACAAGCTTTCTGAATATTTAGAGAATATTTCTAAACAACATCAAATTATTGTTTCAACTCATTCGCCAATATTTTTTAAGAATTGCATCGGAAAGGATAATATTCAATTGTTAGTAGCTAGAATTGAGAATAATGAGGTTCAGATTGAACAAAGTAAAAAATTTGATTTATTCCCCTGGAGCCCAAGTTGGGGCGAAATAAATTATTTTGCTTTTAACCACCCTACCATAGAATTTCACGATGAGCTATATGGTTATTTGCAAGAGAAGTCGAAAAAATACAAGCAGACCGAATTTGAAAAGTGGCTTTGTAATAAGCGTAATAGCGTTCGGAAAACTAAAAAATGGACGAAAGAAAATAATGGTAACCCAAAATGCAAAGAAATAGAGGTAACTTTACCAACCTTTATAAGAAATAAAGTTCACCATCCTGAAAATCAAACTATGAAAGACAAAAATTTTAGCGATGAAGAATTAAAAGAATCAATTAAAGTTATGATTGAGTTAATTAAAAGATAATATCTTTATGAGAGGCGAACCTATCAAAGTAAAACAATTACTTCAAAAAGCAAGGGATTCAGCAATACTTGCGGTTGAATTTTATAATAAGCCTGCTGTTTCTTTTAAATCAGGAGGCTATATAACAATGATGTGTATTGCCTGGACATCTCTATTTCATGCATACTTCTTGAAGAATAAGATAAAACCCTTCTATAGAGAGAAAAATAGTGATCAAAAAAAACCAAGGTTTGAACAAATAATTGAGAAATTGCCAGATGATCAAGAGATAAAAGAAAACAAATGGTGGGAGTTGCAGGAGTGTGTTAAACAATATTTTAAAGATAATAACCCACCGGTAAGAAAAAATTTAGAGTTTTTTATTCCATTGAGAAATAAGATTGTTCATCGAAACCTTCCAGAACTTGATGATAGTATTTTTGGGGAATGTCAAGCACTGCTTATTAACTTTAATAATTTTATGGAGCAAAATTTTGGTGAAAAATATTCTATCAAAAATTCACTTTCCTTTAGTTTACAATTGGCACGGTCACCAAAAAATTTTATAGAAGCATCAAAAAATGAATTAAAAAAGAATGATGCTCAAAAAATTGTAAACTTTATAAAAACTTATCGGTCATCGCTGACTACAGATCAGTTTGAATCACCTGAGTACTCATTTAAAGCTTTGCTTATCCAAGTAAGAAATCATGGAAGCAGAGATGCTTTAGCATTGGAATTTATAAATGAAAAAGATTTAACAGAGGAACAAAAAGAAAAACTGAAAATTGGAACGGTACTAATAAAAGAAAAAAAAGAGTTGATTGATGGCATACCTAACAATTTTCAATGGACATATAAAGAATTGCGAAAAGAAATAAAGACAAAATGCCCACATATTAAACAAACTATGTTTAACAAACTTAATAGATATTTAAGAGAAAGATATAAGAACAAACTTGCTTATGAAAGAGTACATAATCCTAAAAGTGAAAAAAAAGCTTCTACATGGTATTATGATCCTAAAATTATTGAAGAATTTAAAAAAATATATCCTCCCATCACCCCTTCCAACGAGCAGTTGGTCAAACGCATAGAGGATCTTGTTGACAAAATCGATGCTGCCAAGAAAGAGAACCCACAAGCAGATACTCAGGCTTTTGAAAAGGAAATCGACCAACTTGTGCATAATATAAATTATATAACTTAACACAGGATGAAATAAAAATAATAGAGAAATGACACCAAAAATAGTCTTATTAATAGCAACAAAATTAGCATCTTCTTAAGGAAAGAAATCAGCATTAGTTAACAATCTATTAAGAAATAGACAATATTGTATATAAAATATATAATTTTAATTAAAATTAAAAATAACATGAAAGGAGTTAGTGAAGTATACCAAATTACTATACAAAGCAAAGCCATTAAAAATATCAATTCTTTTCAGAGAGTGTCATTATTTAGGAATATGTATAGTAATTTGGTTAGCAGTTTTTTCAAGCAATTCAGCGCTGCAGGCAGCACAACTTTGCGGAATTGATTCGACAAATAGTACAAAAATATGTCTTATTTTAGGTGACAATACCTCTTTAGTTTCAGTAAGCTGGTCAGGCCGTAGTTAATTGGATGGCAGATGGTCCAGGAAACCTGACCTATATTTACAAAATTTCTGATAAAGAGTCGATGGTTCAGGGCAGCGTAGAAATGAAGGCTGGGCTGATAAACGGCAAGGCAAGCCTTAATATATAGATCAGTTCAACAATGACCAGTAAGAAATTTCAATTTACCCGTTCATCTTCTGTTAATATTCGTTCGTGTATAGTTTTCTACAAGAATTAAAAATGGAGGTGTGTTATGAACAAAGCAAAAAAATTTGCAGTTCTAGCTCTTGGAGGAATATTACTTACTACTTCAGTAGCAGGAATAGCTACAGCTAATCAGTATGTGACTGGCTCTATCAAGGTTACACAGGACAATGAAGCAAGCTATGCAGACCTGTCGAACACAACAGTTGATCAGGCAATATCCAGTGCACTTGCAGCTCAGCCAGGAAAGGTTATCAAAGCAAAGCTCGAAGATGAAAATGGCACATTGGTCTGGAACGTAGATGTAGTATCAAACAATCAGATGTACGAAGTAAAAGTAGATGCAAAGGACGCCAGAGTCTTAAGCACAGGAGTAGATCAGACAGATAATCAGAAAGAAAGCGTTGAAGAAAAGGATTAATTTTCTTGGGGGGCTTGTCCCCCCTTTATTTATTGAAAAATTTAAAGGATTAAGGTAATATGAGCACAATGAGAATTTTGATAGTAGAAGATGAAAAAACTCTTGCAAATTTAATAAAAAAGGGCTTTGAGGAAGAAAAATTTGCTGTAGACGTCGCATACAACGGCGAAGATGGGCTTTTTTTTGCTAAAAATAATACTTATGATGCTATAGTACTTGACATTATGCTTCCCATAATTGATGGCATTAGCTTACTGAAAGAATTAAGAGAAGAAAATATCTCAACTCCAGTTATTATACTTACAGCCAAAGATTCAGTAAAGGATAAGGTTTTAGGTTTAGACAGCGGCTCTGACGACTACCTTACAAAACCATTTTCATTTGAAGAGCTACTTTCCAGGGTAAAAGCTTTAATAAGGCGAAAATTTGCTGCATCAAGCCCAATAATAAAGATTTGTGATCTGGTAATTGACACAGCAGAAAAAACAGTCAAGAGAGGTAACAAGAGAATTGATCTTAGTGCAAAGGAATATGCACTTCTTGAATATCTAGCCTTAAACAAAAACAAAGTAATAAGTCGAACAGCAATAATTGAACACCTATACGATGAAGACTTTGATTTATATAGTAACGTTATAGACGTATTTATAAATAGAATCAGGAACAAAATTGATAAAAATTTTGATAAAAAATTAATCCATACATTTCGTGGCATTGGTTATAGCTTAAAAGAGTGAATTCTATAAAATTTAAGCTGTTCTTATACTACTGCATTATATCCTTTACAATATTCGGGGTATTGGGGATTTTTTTATACTTTAGTCTTGAGAATATCGTTTTAGAATCAATCGATAACGCTCTCATTGCAAAGGCTAAGGCAATAGCTACACTTATCAATGAAGACAATGGCATAAACTTACAATTTTCAGACGAAATCATGAAAGAATATTCTAAAAGATCAGATCAATACTTTCAGATAATTCAGAATTCAAAAATTGTCGAAAAATCTGAATCTTTAGGCTCTGATAGTCTGCCAATCGTAAATTCAGCTCAGACCATCCATTTTAAAAATAAACCCCTTCGCATTGTTTTGTACAACATAACTATAAATAAAGATCATCTTGTAATCGAGTGTGCTCAGGATATTGAAAGCAAAGTAGATTTTCTCAAAACATACCTCAGCATACTAATTCTGTCTATTGCAGGCGCAATTCTTTTGAGCGCCTTAGGAGGCTTATTTATTGTAAACATAATGCTCAAGCCAATTAAAAAGATCTCTCACACAATCAGCAAACTTTCTGAGTCAAATTTGTTTCATAGTCATATTGACGAAAACGTAGTAGATGAACTAAAGCCTCTTGCAGTCTCATTCAATCGTACCTTTGAAAGGCTTGACAACGCATTTACTAAACAAAAGCAATTCGTCGCAGATGTCTCTCATGAGTTAAAGACTCCCCTTAGCGTAATACTGATGGAAACAGAGATTGCACTCAGAAAACAGCGAAGTATTCAGGAATACATAAACACCATTAATCAGATAAAAGAGACTTCCCAGCATATGAAAGGCATTATAG comes from Thermodesulfobium acidiphilum and encodes:
- a CDS encoding helicase-related protein; its protein translation is MVKDAEFFDCLVGFFYTSGFYNLYEAFENTKRIRILVGIGTDKITHDLIQYQTSYHQIRELYSDRVKEEIESSENKYEVENGIELFKKWLKSGKIQIRAYPERNLHAKLYIMSFSEDDRDTGRVITGSSNFSQSGLINNLEFNVELKNVSDYKFAKEKFEELWENSVEVSEDYIATVEQKTWLRSDISPYELFLKFLYEYFKRDLEESGELYNLELPDEFLHLEYQKQAVINARRIVEEYGGVFLSDVVGLGKTYMAAMLASQLDGRTLILASPVLIDPENPGSWVNVFREFNLKFEAESIGQLKRIKERFNLDKYKNVIIDESHRFRTEDTVSYTFLSEICRGKRVILVSATPYNNSPKDILSQIKLFQNPRKSTIPGISDLEGFFNNLEKNLKNIDKREDPEEYIEAVKENAYLIREKILKYLMIRRTRSEIERYFSKDLEKNKLKFPQVNDPIALFYELNDEESEIFDETIKLITKKIRYARYTPLLYLKSKDLSAIEKYGQLNMGTFMKVLLVKRLESSFYAFRLTIDRFIDVYKKFIDEFDRGSVYISKKYTNKIFEYIENDDDKAIQRLIEEDKAEKYSSDEFEEKFKEDLKNDFDTFCRIKEIWEKVNRDPKLEKLLEQLNTNKILKDKKLIIFSESKDTVNYISKEIKKNLNKKVLVFSSSSSNNTKNIVIENFDAKAKNKRDDYNILISTEVLSEGVNLHRSNVIINYDIPWNPTRMMQRAGRINRVDTKFDELYVFNFFPTQQSNDQINLKEIAQAKIDAFLTLLGEDAAVLTEGEPIGSHELFGRLTSKNTITGESDLDNSELKYFRLLQDIRENNPDLFQKIKYLPKKARSAKVNKENTGLLTYFRKGKVEKFYLAKRGKSSELDFMSAASLLESAQEEKRVSLPENFYDLLDLNIEQFSQTLDSAEPISTRRGKDKSQTILKYLKAMDKTPLTDTQEQYIEILQEKLEGGAIPKKILSKVLKSIENLKEQKINSLKLLGAVQNAIPERLLKDHYSSSSSDENISNKTEVILSMYLKEG
- a CDS encoding Eco57I restriction-modification methylase domain-containing protein; protein product: MNENLFKNLIKDIFEKSFDKVQFTKFLRNLLNDFEKDTFKYVGNYIPDSFEQYIKSFERIGKYKDNKKEIDLLVVHLKSETSLLRARTAQRNFIGWFLNGSRGGKLKDAALVAFVSPDQENWRFSLVKMEYRFDENGKVIEELSPARRYSFLVGKNESSHTAQSRFLPLLSPDKKPTLDDLEKAFSAERVTDEFFEKYKELFIKTVDEIEERVKTNESLRKEFEIKNINAVDFSKKLLGQIVFLYFLQKKGWLGVPKAKNWGEGDKNFLRSLFERCIEEKKNFFNDYLEYLFYDALNNERSSQADPSWHERLDCKIPFLNGGLFEPFGEYDWKNIDLLIPDDLFSNNAKEGILDIFDLFNFTVKEDEPLEKEVAVDPELLGKIYEKLNAIREDNFEEYKKALKSKGSENKFNKEYGVYYTPREIVHFMAQNALVEYLFENLKGKSQNLESLKEDLKAFIFHSEKFIENDKTAIEKGEKIEKGEQKSTKYTSKIPAFIQENAKTIDKLLEDIRILDPAVGSGAFPIGLMHEIVKAREVLNLYIGDETKTAYNFKRHSIQNSLYGVDIDKGAVEITRLRFWLSLVVDEEDLTQIKPLPNLDYKLVSGDSLSCIQKDLFKSFDTLEQLEDEYHTTTNLDRKRKLKRKIDEEIKELTDGHTEFDFEVYFSKVMRSGGFDIVIGNPPYIQLQKNAGLLAKKYKKFNYEVFNSMGDIYTLFYEKGINLLKEGGHLCFITSNKWMRAGYGEKLREFFIKQNPKILIDLGPGVFESATVDTNILLIQKKDNQNKLTATTLQKEDKKNILNAIDKKGILLEKLSKDAWFIGSSAEQRLKEKIERLGKPLKEWDVNIYRGIITGLNEAFIITTEKKDEILTNCKTEEERERTNKIIKPILRGRDIKRYYYEWAGLWVIVIPAGWTNNNKGNENAQSFIEKTFPSLMQHLKSFEAKAKKRDDKGDYWWELRHCAYYPEFEKEKVVWAEIVRQPQFYFDNEKFYVEATSFLMTGNNVKYICGLLNSGPVTYFFKNWYAGGGLGKEGYRYKKAFLENLPIPFITSSNSLLTKRIEDLLDKILVAKKENPQANTQAFEKEIDELVYKLYDLTEDEIRIIEGGR
- a CDS encoding AAA family ATPase; amino-acid sequence: MINEVEIENFRSIKSQKIKLENFNIIIGDNGTGKTSVLEAINFALSPSFLSGKVKHTDFYNGEDNPIKIKIGFQENLKVQLPDGYTKQEIPFKQVLLQIKFRERKTPKKAFSDLVVIEHRIEPSDTISKTSKGWSIKRKNGRDFKFREQLLSLNIIETKDLPRSFYFNKGRDK
- a CDS encoding ATP-dependent nuclease — encoded protein: MNWRFLKNEKSQNFFTEKSQIEKEKILDLIDIKENVFKKLNQKLKDFSIDNIDISFIDGKAPFNNAYLSKKEYIDLPVKYLGSGVEMIISLMFLETMASMSKEKLVILIDEPELHLHPSLQYKLSEYLENISKQHQIIVSTHSPIFFKNCIGKDNIQLLVARIENNEVQIEQSKKFDLFPWSPSWGEINYFAFNHPTIEFHDELYGYLQEKSKKYKQTEFEKWLCNKRNSVRKTKKWTKENNGNPKCKEIEVTLPTFIRNKVHHPENQTMKDKNFSDEELKESIKVMIELIKR
- a CDS encoding DUF3644 domain-containing protein — protein: MRGEPIKVKQLLQKARDSAILAVEFYNKPAVSFKSGGYITMMCIAWTSLFHAYFLKNKIKPFYREKNSDQKKPRFEQIIEKLPDDQEIKENKWWELQECVKQYFKDNNPPVRKNLEFFIPLRNKIVHRNLPELDDSIFGECQALLINFNNFMEQNFGEKYSIKNSLSFSLQLARSPKNFIEASKNELKKNDAQKIVNFIKTYRSSLTTDQFESPEYSFKALLIQVRNHGSRDALALEFINEKDLTEEQKEKLKIGTVLIKEKKELIDGIPNNFQWTYKELRKEIKTKCPHIKQTMFNKLNRYLRERYKNKLAYERVHNPKSEKKASTWYYDPKIIEEFKKIYPPITPSNEQLVKRIEDLVDKIDAAKKENPQADTQAFEKEIDQLVHNINYIT
- a CDS encoding PepSY domain-containing protein yields the protein MNKAKKFAVLALGGILLTTSVAGIATANQYVTGSIKVTQDNEASYADLSNTTVDQAISSALAAQPGKVIKAKLEDENGTLVWNVDVVSNNQMYEVKVDAKDARVLSTGVDQTDNQKESVEEKD
- a CDS encoding response regulator transcription factor; this encodes MRILIVEDEKTLANLIKKGFEEEKFAVDVAYNGEDGLFFAKNNTYDAIVLDIMLPIIDGISLLKELREENISTPVIILTAKDSVKDKVLGLDSGSDDYLTKPFSFEELLSRVKALIRRKFAASSPIIKICDLVIDTAEKTVKRGNKRIDLSAKEYALLEYLALNKNKVISRTAIIEHLYDEDFDLYSNVIDVFINRIRNKIDKNFDKKLIHTFRGIGYSLKE